Proteins co-encoded in one Periophthalmus magnuspinnatus isolate fPerMag1 chromosome 20, fPerMag1.2.pri, whole genome shotgun sequence genomic window:
- the tram1 gene encoding translocating chain-associated membrane protein 1, translating into MGIRKKTTNKNPPVMSHEFVIQNHADIVSCVAMVFLLGLMFEITSKFAVCFITIQHNVTITTNEGPEQTTINHFQHGIKDLATIFFYMLVAIIMHAIIQEYVLDKINKKKHFSKTKHSKFNESGQLSAFYLFSFSWGASILVSENFLSNPVTLWEDYPHILMPFQMKFFYICQLGYWLHALPELYFQKTKKEDIPRQLVYILLYLVHIAGAYILNLNRLGLVLLVLHYFVELLFHVSRLIYFSNENRQMGFTMWAVLFVLGRLLTLSLSVLTVGFGLANAENQGFDWAAGNFNILFVRITVLAAVCFTQAFMMLKFIKFQLRRWREHAEAQSLKKKQVINKGKSKKDKANGVNGVHAHDSPRSRKEKSS; encoded by the exons ATGGGGATCCGAAAAAAGACCACGAACAAGAATCCGCCGGTGATGAGCCACGAGTTTGTGATCCAAAATCATGCAGATATCGTCTCCTGTGTTGCGATGGTCTTCCTCCTCGGGCTAATGTTTGAG ATAACCTCAAAGTTTGCAGTGTGCTTCATAACCATCCAGCACAATGTCACCATAACAACAAATG AAGGCCCAGAACAGACGACTATTAACCATTTTCAACATGGTATCAAAGATTTGGCCACCATCTTCTTCTACATGCTGGTGGCTATTATCATGCATGCAATCATCCAGGAATATGTGCTGGAT AAAATTAACAAGAAGAAGCATTTCTCCAAAACAAAGCACAGCAAGTTCAATGAGTCTGGACAGCTCAGTGCCTTCTATCTGTTTTCATTCAGCTGGGGTGCTAGCATCCTTGTGTCT GAAAACTTTTTATCTAACCCAGTCACCCTGTGGGAAGATTATCCCCACATTCTGATGCC ATTTCAGATGAAGTTCTTCTACATTTGTCAGCTGGGTTACTGGTTACATGCTCTTCCTGAACTCTACTTTCAGAAAACAAAGAAA GAGGATATTCCACGTCAGCTTGTGTACATCCTTCTCTACCTGGTCCACATTGCGGGGGcttacattttgaa CTTGAATCGCTTGGGCCTGGTTTTGCTCGTCTTGCACTACTTTGTTGAGCTGCTTTTCCATGTTTCCCGCCTGATCTACTTCAGCAATGAGAATCGACAGATGGG GTTCACCATGTGGGCGGTCTTGTTTGTCCTTGGGCGACTGCTCACTCTATCCTTGTCTGTCCTCACGGTTGGATTCGGCCTTGCCAATGCTGAGAACCAAGGCTTTGACTGGGCTGCAGGAAACTTTAATATACTCTTTGTTAG gATCACAGTGCTCGCTGCTGTCTGCTTCACCCAAGCCTTTATGATGTTGAAATTTATCAAATTCCAACTGCGCCGGTGGAGAGAGCACGCTGAAGCCCAGAGTCTCAAGAAGAAGCAGGTTATCAACAAGGGAAAATCAAAGAAAGACAAAG CTAATGGAGTAAATGGAGTTCATGCTCATGATTCACCGAGATCAAGGAAAGAGAAATCGTCATAA
- the xkr9 gene encoding XK-related protein 9: MSTSEYTKLRWGLTIAGLCLYAADIWTDICLALTYYQEEHYLWAGLTLAFILTGMLVSQIFSFAWYWDDMNDFFINPNGKATQAGLSKSGLGALHVFGLGIFTRYYQLLKKGYGVLWNATHFPAEEKRQRHHNLFCMATDLSMLKLFETFLESAPQLLLQVYIVLLGHREATVLNYVSMAFSFLSIAWSLVDYRRCLRRSLPHISEMPSGLPTAVYLLYKLCTITSLILSYSLYLIISAYTTVALTAVWLAMLIWTNILQTEFCSHRGLEILYRAVVGVILTFTFFNVKGQDTKVPMGIYYSIFCIINVSSPILLSVLMPEFNSSTLLAVDIFILCCVFLGLFCLVLYYVLLHPRVKLHDIDEVDGPGEKNNSVRRINTFLQP, encoded by the exons ATGTCTACCTCGGAGTACACCAAGCTGAGATGGGGCCTGACCATAGCTGGCTTGTGTCTGTACGCTGCAGACATATGGACCGACATTTGTCTTGCACTGACATATTACCAAGAGGAGCATTATCTGTGGGCTGGGCTGACCCTTGCTTTCATTTTGACTGGAATGCTGGTTTCTCAAATCTTCAGCTTTGCTTGGTATTGGGATGATATGAATGACTTTTTTATAAACCCAAATGGGAAAGCAACCCAAGCCGGCCtgtctaaaagtggactggGTGCACTTCACGTATTTGGCCTGGGAATCTTCACCAG GTATTACCAGCTGCTGAAGAAGGGCTATGGAGTGCTATGGAACGCCACACATTTCCCCGCAGAAGAGAAAAGGCAGAGGCACCACAATCTGTTTTGTATGGCCACTGATCTGAGCATGCTCAAGTTGTTTGAAACATTTCTGGAAAGTGCCCCCCAGCTCCTCCTGCAAGTCTACATTGTGCTGCTTGGCCACAGGGAAGCCACAGTATTGAATT ATGTCTCCATGGCCTTTTCCTTCCTCAGCATTGCCTGGTCCCTGGTGGATTATCGGCGGTGTCTACGCAGGTCACTCCCTCATATCAGCGAAATGCCCTCTGGCCTACCCACTGCTGTTTACCTCCTTTATAAACTCTGCACCATCACCAGCCTTATACTAAGCTACAGTCTATATTTAATAATAAGTGCCTATACCACAGTAGCTCTCACCGCTGTGTGGCTGGCAATGCTAATATGGACAAATATTCTTCAGACCGAATTTTGCTCTCACCGAGGACTGGAAATTCTCTACAGGGCTGTGGTTGGAGTCATTCTTACGTTCACCTTTTTCAATGTTAAAGGACAAGACACTAAAGTACCTATGGGTATTTACTATAGTATATTCTGTATTATTAATGTTTCCTCACCAATACTGCTGTCTGTACTAATGCCAGAATTCAATTCAAGTACCTTGTTGGCagtggatatttttattttgtgctgtgtttttcTGGGACTATTTTGCCTTGTTTTGTACTATGTCCTGCTGCACCCCAGAGTGAAGCTACATGACATAGATGAGGTGGATGGGCCAGGTGAAAAGAACAACAGTGTGAGAAggattaacacatttttacagccttaa